The following is a genomic window from Rhododendron vialii isolate Sample 1 chromosome 9a, ASM3025357v1.
CAGTCTTCTTGCAAAAGGTAAGAAAGCTTACTCatgtttctctttccttttgtttttggatgtTGGATGGTCATTTTAACCAATTTTGTTATATATGTTTTGTGCTGAATTACGCAAAACGAACCTAGTTATAATTGTTTTTTAATCTggtcaataaaaaattaaatatagaGGGAAAATGTTAATGGAGAAAGGTTCACTTTTTGTATGTCACTCTGCTGATAGCTTTCATTTATGAGAGGATGGCTTAGGCATTAAGCACGTTGGGGAGGCTCTTGATGTGTACATATTGCGAAAGAGTTTAGTTGTAGAGTTTGTAGCTTTGAGATATCAATGGAGGATAGTTCCATACAAGGTTGGCAAAAGCGGGTGATTTTGGATTTGTGCGTTGTTGCTTTTCCCACCAGAGTTCTGGTTGTTTGAGCTATTTTAATTCTAAGAtacttcaatattttttgatgACATTTATGATTTACTATTTACACCGTTAAGAATGCATTTGGAGTCCTATATGCTTGAAGATCTCATTTACCTTTCATTGAATCATTGGTAATTGCATGTTGTGAGAATCATAAAGTTTCCATTTGATCATAGTTGATGTAGGATCTCTATTTTTATTGTCTCGAAAGTTGATTAGTGGGTTAGGAGTTAATGGTAGTAGGGCAAGGGGAATGAGGAGGGTGGGAGTCGAACCACACTGTGGGCTGTAATCAAAACATAGTGGCCGCCACCATGTGGGCTGGTGGCCCTCCACTTGATGTTGGATATCTCTTGGAACCATCCCAACCCATGTAGTCATTATTGGGACCTCAGTAATGTAATCAAAACATAGAGCAACTTCTTTAACTTCTTCAACGAAATTAACCCAATTGAAGTTCTTTCATTTGCCTCATCAGCATTTTTGGTTTGAAAGCAAATTCCATATATTAAAGTGGTAAATCTTGTAAGATGATAATTTTTCTTGGCGTTGAACTATTACTTTATTGTTTGTATGAGTTATACTTGAATGGTTAGAGGTCACCTGTGCCTCGTGTAGCCTTGCAGTTGTGATTTTGGTTTATGTAATCGTGTAATCAAATGGTCTTGTTTCAGGACTGGAAAATGTAGTTCAACAAGACGTGTATTTTTGTCTTATCTAGGCTGTTAGTTCAAGGAGTGCAACTTCTTGCATTTTAGAAACACGTGTATGCAAGGAGTGCAACTTAGATCTTATTGCATCATAATGCATACTATGTTTCTTAGCTATACGGAATGTTGTCACACATGTTGGTTATTAATATGGTTTTGTAAACAACATTTTAGGCTGTCTATGTTGTGGCGATGGAGTTTTCGTGATGGAAGAACTAACCTTGTTTCCTTCTTCTTTGAGATGTACTTCTGGTCATCTTCATGCCAAAATGCAGGTTTTGAGTTGCTTTTTCCTGCAAATGGACTGCAAGAAGTTCATCCAGTTGGTcgaggagaaaaagaagagggtTTTGGAGAAGAAAGAAGCACCCTTGAAATGGGAGCAGAAGCTCGAAGCTGCCGCAAAGGCAAAAGCTGATGCTGAAGCCAAGGAGAAGAAGCTCAAGACTGCAAAGCACAAAAGGAGGTCTTTGTCACGGTCTGATAATGATAGTGAGAGTGACAGCAGTGAGAATGGCAGAAGGACCACCAAGAGGACCCACAAAAAGCACAAGAAACATGGTCATGACgagaagaggaaggagaggaAGTCCAAGAGGAAACCAAAGGGACGATCCTCAGGATCTAGTCATGATGATAGTAGTGATGAATATGACAGCGACttgcaagaagagaggagaaagaagCTTGTCCACAGGAAGCTTAGGCGTCATGATTCAAGTTCAGATTCTTCCAGCGATGATGGTGCAGCAAGAAGAAGTCATTCAAAACATCAAAATCATCATCGGCGGTCTCATTCTAGTGACTCAGATTCTTTAATTGACGAGGATTACAATGCAATGAAGAGGAGAAGCCATGCAAAGCATCACAATCATCAAAGGCGTTCGGAATCTGATGAATCAGATTTTAGTGATGAGAACAGTAATCCTATCAAAAGGAAAAGTCATGCAAGAAAGCACCACAAAAGTCATCTTCGATCTCATAGTCATCATGACCTGAAGACTTCAGATTCTGATGACCGATGGGGGAATCGTAGGAGCCGATCTCTGGGAAAATCATCTGATGACAATAATGAAGAATTGGGTAGAAGGGCAAAGCACAAAAGCagtcatcaccaccaccacagtcATCACAAGCAAAAGTCAGATGAGCCGGAGTGGGCAAATGATCAACCTCAGCAAGAAACTGATCCGAATGGAAAGCAGACAGAAGATGCACCCAAGGAAGCGAACCAGGAGAACGGTGGTTCTCATGATCCCCAACATGGTTAGGGCCAAAAACATTTGATTTTTATATTCAGGGATTTACTTCAGATCTGCTGTGTTCTGTTCTTGGTCTATATGATTTCTTTGAACTTTAACAGTGACATTGTTCCATTAATTGACCTTGAAATGTGTGACCGTCTCTTTGAAACTCCAATTATATTGATGGTGTGATATCGGGATCTGGGATCTGTTTTCCAATTCTGTTTGGATGGGACTGGGGTTCCTCCTTTTGTGAATGCTATCGTGCTTCCATTGATGATGCTACATTTTGAGATGAATGACTAGTGTTGTATCTTTTTCTCCGGCGTCACTTTTGTTGCATGCAAAGATTAGTTGTCTAccctttacccaaaaaaaaaggattcgTTGTCTACTTGTTTTGTAACCACCTGCGTGAGCCTTGAACATTACTGTTGTGGGGATTCGCACAACTGTGATGTTTGACTGTTTGTCGATTACCCATCTCATTTAATACACCATTTTAGTGATTTCAGGTGgggttattattttttggaaaattctaaaatcagcccattaCAATAGTGAgcgtgtgaatgtgtattaaaaggtataaaaagtacatagaaatacgtgttttccttgtcttctaatgtggttatcgtcagcccagtgggctgacaataa
Proteins encoded in this region:
- the LOC131300569 gene encoding uncharacterized protein LOC131300569 isoform X2: MQVLSCFFLQMDCKKFIQLVEEKKKRVLEKKEAPLKWEQKLEAAAKAKADAEAKEKKLKTAKHKRRSLSRSDNDSESDSSENGRRTTKRTHKKHKKHGHDEKRKERKSKRKPKGRSSGSSHDDSSDEYDSDLQEERRKKLVHRKLRRHDSSSDSSSDDGAARRSHSKHQNHHRRSHSSDSDSLIDEDYNAMKRRSHAKHHNHQRRSESDESDFSDENSNPIKRKSHARKHHKSHLRSHSHHDLKTSDSDDRWGNRRSRSLGKSSDDNNEELGRRAKHKSSHHHHHSHHKQKSDEPEWANDQPQQETDPNGKQTEDAPKEANQENGGSHDPQHG
- the LOC131300569 gene encoding uncharacterized protein LOC131300569 isoform X1, whose protein sequence is MDCKKFIQLVEEKKKRVLEKKEAPLKWEQKLEAAAKAKADAEAKEKKLKTAKHKRRSLSRSDNDSESDSSENGRRTTKRTHKKHKKHGHDEKRKERKSKRKPKGRSSGSSHDDSSDEYDSDLQEERRKKLVHRKLRRHDSSSDSSSDDGAARRSHSKHQNHHRRSHSSDSDSLIDEDYNAMKRRSHAKHHNHQRRSESDESDFSDENSNPIKRKSHARKHHKSHLRSHSHHDLKTSDSDDRWGNRRSRSLGKSSDDNNEELGRRAKHKSSHHHHHSHHKQKSDEPEWANDQPQQETDPNGKQTEDAPKEANQENGGSHDPQHG